From BD1-7 clade bacterium, a single genomic window includes:
- a CDS encoding GTP cyclohydrolase 1 type 2, with protein sequence MYKFCFYVPSADADAVKTAVFATGAGAIGDYRECCFESAGTGQFRPLDGASPAIGVVGDLEHVDELKVELVCATAHILDAVRAMINAHPYEEPAYEVWPVLTLADLEETLE encoded by the coding sequence ATGTACAAGTTTTGCTTTTATGTGCCGTCTGCAGACGCAGACGCGGTAAAGACCGCTGTTTTTGCGACGGGTGCTGGTGCGATTGGTGATTACCGCGAATGTTGTTTTGAATCTGCGGGTACTGGGCAATTTCGCCCGTTAGATGGCGCAAGCCCTGCCATTGGTGTGGTTGGTGATCTTGAACATGTGGATGAACTGAAAGTTGAGCTGGTGTGTGCGACTGCACATATTCTCGATGCTGTTCGTGCGATGATCAATGCTCACCCGTATGAAGAGCCGGCTTATGAAGTATGGCCAGTGCTGACATTGGCTGATCTTGAGGAAACACTCGAATGA
- the yrdA_2 gene encoding Protein YrdA produces MNVFEIDGKAPSFDGEGHFIAPTATLIGDVRVKSNASIWFNTVIRAENDVVTIGENTNIQDLSMLHVDPGFPLHIGDNVTVGHKVMLHGCSIGEGTLIGMNAVVLNGARIGKGCLIGANALITEGMEIPDGSMVLGSPGKIVKTLDEETRALLLAGAGNYVKNADLFNRTLRRVAADHK; encoded by the coding sequence ATGAATGTGTTCGAAATTGATGGGAAAGCGCCGAGTTTTGATGGCGAAGGTCATTTTATTGCGCCGACAGCGACGCTTATTGGCGATGTTCGTGTCAAATCCAATGCCAGCATATGGTTTAACACCGTTATTCGGGCTGAAAACGATGTGGTGACTATCGGCGAAAACACCAATATTCAAGATCTGAGCATGCTGCACGTGGATCCTGGGTTTCCGCTGCATATTGGTGACAATGTCACTGTCGGGCACAAAGTGATGTTGCATGGCTGCTCGATTGGCGAGGGCACGTTGATTGGCATGAACGCGGTTGTTCTCAATGGGGCTCGTATCGGTAAAGGCTGCTTGATTGGTGCAAATGCGCTGATTACCGAAGGGATGGAAATACCTGATGGCTCGATGGTGCTGGGTAGCCCGGGCAAAATTGTTAAAACGCTGGATGAAGAGACACGCGCTTTATTGCTGGCTGGTGCGGGTAACTATGTGAAAAATGCCGACCTGTTTAACCGAACGTTGCGACGTGTCGCTGCGGATCATAAATAA